One window of Cellulomonas shaoxiangyii genomic DNA carries:
- a CDS encoding PAC2 family protein, protein MTEPTAADLPARETVLLAAFEGWNDAGGAATAALEHLHDAWDAEQVDELDPEEYHDFQVNRPVVGPGPDGTREITWPTTAVAVTTTRRTGRRVVLVHGIEPSMRWRRYCSELLDIAAGLGVRTVVTVGALLADVPHTRPIPVNTTSEDPDVRELLGLEPNTYEGPTGIVGVLQHEAAARGVQAMSLWAAVPHYVAAPPSPKATLAILHRIESLLGEPVALGDLPEDAAAWQHGVDELAGDDSEIGEYVRQLEEAKDTVELPEASGEAIAQEFERYLRRRDKGTGG, encoded by the coding sequence GTGACCGAGCCCACCGCAGCCGACCTGCCGGCGCGCGAGACCGTCCTGCTGGCCGCGTTCGAAGGGTGGAACGACGCCGGCGGCGCCGCGACGGCAGCCCTCGAGCACCTGCACGACGCGTGGGACGCGGAGCAGGTCGACGAGCTCGACCCGGAGGAGTACCACGACTTCCAGGTGAACCGTCCGGTCGTGGGGCCGGGCCCCGACGGCACCCGGGAGATCACCTGGCCGACGACGGCGGTGGCGGTCACCACGACGCGCCGCACGGGCCGCCGCGTGGTCCTCGTGCACGGCATCGAGCCGTCGATGCGCTGGCGCCGGTACTGCAGCGAGCTGCTGGACATCGCGGCGGGCCTGGGCGTGCGGACGGTCGTGACGGTCGGGGCCCTGCTGGCGGACGTGCCGCACACGCGGCCGATCCCGGTCAACACCACGAGCGAGGACCCGGACGTGCGCGAGCTCCTGGGTCTCGAGCCGAACACGTACGAGGGCCCGACCGGGATCGTCGGGGTGCTCCAGCACGAGGCGGCGGCCCGTGGGGTGCAGGCGATGTCGCTGTGGGCGGCCGTGCCGCACTACGTCGCCGCGCCGCCGTCCCCGAAGGCGACGCTCGCGATCCTGCACCGCATCGAGTCCCTGCTGGGCGAGCCGGTCGCGCTCGGGGACCTGCCGGAGGACGCCGCCGCGTGGCAGCACGGGGTCGACGAGCTCGCGGGCGACGACAGCGAGATCGGCGAGTACGTGCGCCAGCTCGAGGAGGCGAAGGACACCGTCGAGCTGCCGGAGGCGAGCGGCGAGGCGATCGCCCAGGAGTTCGAGCGCTACCTGCGGCGCCGCGACAAGGGCACCGGCGGCTGA
- a CDS encoding HAD family phosphatase: protein MLWDMDGTLVDTEPHWWAAEIELVEAHGGTWTRADAVGMVGSAMSVCAAALQERGVALGTEEIAHALNSAVGAAVAAGIPWQPGARELVEALHAAGVPQALVTSSFAVLADPFATAVGLFDVVVAGDRVRRPKPDPEPYLTAARQLGVDPARTVAVEDSRSGIASAVASGARVIAVQTAAPVAPPAGVTRTGSLADVDLDVLARVVAGETLDLRRAG, encoded by the coding sequence GTGCTGTGGGACATGGACGGAACTCTCGTCGACACCGAGCCGCACTGGTGGGCCGCGGAGATCGAGCTCGTCGAGGCGCACGGCGGGACGTGGACCCGGGCGGACGCCGTCGGGATGGTGGGCAGCGCGATGTCGGTGTGCGCGGCGGCGCTGCAGGAGCGCGGCGTCGCGCTCGGGACGGAGGAGATCGCCCACGCCCTGAACAGCGCGGTCGGCGCGGCGGTGGCCGCCGGCATCCCCTGGCAGCCGGGCGCTCGCGAGCTCGTCGAGGCCCTGCACGCCGCGGGGGTCCCGCAGGCGCTCGTCACGTCCTCGTTCGCGGTGCTGGCGGACCCGTTCGCGACGGCCGTCGGCCTGTTCGACGTCGTCGTGGCCGGCGACCGCGTGCGCCGGCCGAAGCCCGACCCCGAGCCGTACCTGACGGCCGCACGGCAGCTGGGCGTCGACCCTGCCCGCACGGTCGCGGTCGAGGACTCCCGGTCGGGCATCGCGTCCGCCGTGGCGTCGGGCGCGCGCGTCATCGCGGTGCAGACGGCGGCGCCCGTCGCGCCGCCCGCCGGCGTCACGCGCACCGGGTCGCTGGCCGACGTCGACCTCGACGTGCTCGCGCGCGTGGTGGCGGGGGAGACGCTGGACCTGCGCCGCGCGGGCTGA
- a CDS encoding RecB family exonuclease yields the protein MAVDIEISPAPARPDAAPVAGAPTDAGARPSVPGLSPSRANDFLQCPLLFRFRVVDRLPEPTSLAAARGTLVHAVLEALYELPAAERTPQVAHALVPVHWETLVASSATYASLLSTEEERAELVASAERLLTTYFTLEDPTRLEPRARELRVEVDLEDGPRLRGVIDRVDVAPNGWVRVVDYKTGKSPRAGYESSALFQMRFYAYVVWRTRGVLPKRLQLAYLGDGVVVTHEPTEPEMHTLETRVRSIWAGIQDTGRSGEWRTRTSRLCDWCAFRDRCPAFGGTPPEIPPGAVERALGVVPDPAPAA from the coding sequence GTGGCCGTCGACATCGAGATCTCCCCCGCTCCCGCCCGTCCGGACGCGGCACCCGTCGCCGGTGCACCCACGGACGCGGGCGCCCGGCCGTCGGTCCCGGGTCTCTCGCCGTCGCGCGCGAACGACTTCCTGCAGTGCCCCCTGCTCTTCCGGTTCCGCGTGGTCGACCGGCTGCCCGAGCCGACGTCGCTCGCGGCGGCGCGCGGCACGCTCGTGCACGCGGTGCTCGAGGCCCTGTACGAGCTGCCGGCCGCCGAGCGCACGCCGCAGGTCGCGCACGCGCTCGTGCCGGTGCACTGGGAGACGCTGGTGGCGTCGTCCGCGACGTACGCGTCGCTGCTGTCGACCGAGGAGGAGCGCGCGGAGCTGGTCGCGTCGGCCGAGCGGCTCCTGACGACGTACTTCACGCTCGAGGACCCGACCCGCCTCGAGCCGCGGGCGCGCGAGCTGCGCGTCGAGGTGGACCTCGAGGACGGCCCGCGGCTGCGGGGCGTCATCGACCGCGTCGACGTCGCGCCGAACGGCTGGGTGCGGGTCGTCGACTACAAGACGGGCAAGTCCCCGCGCGCCGGGTACGAGAGCAGCGCGCTGTTCCAGATGCGGTTCTACGCGTACGTCGTGTGGCGTACGCGCGGGGTGCTGCCCAAGCGGCTGCAGCTCGCCTACCTCGGCGACGGCGTCGTGGTCACGCACGAGCCCACGGAGCCGGAGATGCACACGCTCGAGACGCGCGTCCGCTCGATCTGGGCCGGCATCCAGGACACCGGGCGCTCGGGCGAGTGGCGCACGCGCACGTCGCGCCTGTGCGACTGGTGCGCGTTCCGCGACCGTTGCCCGGCGTTCGGGGGGACCCCGCCCGAGATCCCCCCGGGTGCCGTGGAGCGCGCCCTCGGCGTCGTGCCCGACCCGGCACCGGCCGCCTGA